A stretch of DNA from Enterococcus gilvus ATCC BAA-350:
ACGATGTAGACGCTGTCATATTGATCAAAGTAGAAAGGAAGCTGTCCATATTGCCGATTCCCAATGCTGGAATGATCAGCAGCATCGTAACGATCACACCTTGTACAACCAACGCATTTGTCGGATTCCCCTCTTCATTTGTTTTCACCAGCCATTTGCCGAAGACCCCTTCTGGAATTTCCGAGAAAAAGACTTTTACAGGTGCCGCAGTCCATAACGCTAATGAACCGAAACTGCCGATAAATAAGATCAAGCCGACTAGCCGAACCATCACACCACTTGGAATATGGAAATACGCACCCAAGAATTTGAAGATATCGAAGATCCCGTTTGAGAAATTCCCCTTCAAAACATCCATCGGCACGACAAACCCAACCGCTACAGCCCCTAAAACATACATGATACCAACGATAATCGTGGCTCCGATCATCGTCCGAACGAAGGTCTTATTGCCGCCCTTAACGTCCTTGATGTAGACACCGATACTTTCTCCGCCGCCGACCGCTTGCAAGATCCACGCCATCGTCATGAAAAAGGTCCAGTTAAAGCTTGGCGTAACCGACTGCATCGTAAAATCCTGTGCCGGCTCGTTACCTAGTCCAAAAACAACCACAAAGGCCAGAACGACAAACGCCACACCCATAAACAATCGGGCACTCCCGGCAAAACTAGTGACTTTTGAGATCCATGACACACCTTTGATGCAGACCCACGTCATCAGCCAAAAAAGAAAAATAGATATGATTGCAATAATGATTGTGCTGTTGCCGCCTTGAAAGATATTTCTTCCTACAAAAGCATACGAACCGTAAATTAATGTATTGGGCAACAAGGAACAAAAGTAAAATAGATTAACGAAAAAATACGACCAGGCGCCTAAAAAGGCCCATTTATCACCCAAAACCGATTGCAGCCAGCTATGAACACCTGACTCTTTCCCAGAGTTAGCAGAAGCGAATTCTGCAATCATCAGAATAAACGGTAAAAAATAAAAAATACTGCCAAACAAATACCCCGGAATTGTCGCTAACCCAATTTGAATACTGTTATTAACAATGCTGGGAAACGCGAATACCGCTGAGAAGGTCATGAGCATCAATGCGACCGATCCTAAGCGCTGTCTTGAATTAGAGTTTTCCATCTCAAACATCCTTTCAATAGTTACTTACACATTGATTTTATAGCGCTTTCATGATATAAAAAATAAGAAATGTTTCCAAAAAATTGTAATAATGTT
This window harbors:
- a CDS encoding amino acid permease; its protein translation is MENSNSRQRLGSVALMLMTFSAVFAFPSIVNNSIQIGLATIPGYLFGSIFYFLPFILMIAEFASANSGKESGVHSWLQSVLGDKWAFLGAWSYFFVNLFYFCSLLPNTLIYGSYAFVGRNIFQGGNSTIIIAIISIFLFWLMTWVCIKGVSWISKVTSFAGSARLFMGVAFVVLAFVVVFGLGNEPAQDFTMQSVTPSFNWTFFMTMAWILQAVGGGESIGVYIKDVKGGNKTFVRTMIGATIIVGIMYVLGAVAVGFVVPMDVLKGNFSNGIFDIFKFLGAYFHIPSGVMVRLVGLILFIGSFGSLALWTAAPVKVFFSEIPEGVFGKWLVKTNEEGNPTNALVVQGVIVTMLLIIPALGIGNMDSFLSTLINMTASTSLLPVLFLLIAYIGLRLKKDSMSRSFKFGSRQFGIFSGIALLVLFIFVFFMSTVPDPQLIMAEINGALPAGEASPIGMLVYNVVGLVIFMGFAWICWIRYERKSKVLNNEETNVEVTGK